A part of Pararhizobium sp. A13 genomic DNA contains:
- the rpmB gene encoding 50S ribosomal protein L28, protein MSRSCELTGKGVQSGNNVSHANNKTKRKFLPNLCSVTLISDALGQRYRLRVSAAALRSVEHRGGLDAFLLKADETELSMRARLLRRQIVKKTAEAVAA, encoded by the coding sequence ATGTCCCGTAGTTGCGAATTGACCGGCAAGGGCGTCCAGTCGGGCAACAATGTGAGCCACGCAAACAACAAGACCAAGCGCAAGTTCCTGCCGAACCTGTGCAGCGTCACGTTGATCTCCGACGCGCTTGGCCAGCGTTACCGTCTGCGCGTTTCGGCTGCAGCCCTGCGTTCGGTCGAACATCGCGGCGGCCTCGACGCTTTCCTGCTCAAGGCTGACGAAACCGAACTGTCCATGCGCGCTCGTCTGCTGCGCCGCCAGATCGTCAAGAAGACGGCTGAAGCAGTCGCTGCTTAA
- a CDS encoding queuosine precursor transporter: MLTNRTFLIYVALMTAVVVASNFLVQYPLPGSIAGMQLGDLLTWGAFSYPIAFLVTDLTNRQFGPQTARKVVIAGFAVAILLSVLIATPRIAIASGSAFLLGQFLDISVFNKLRAQSWWRAPLIGSLFGSFLDTAIFFSFAFASFFVVFGPNDPFALENAPILGVMTAEAPRWISWALGDLGVKIIVGLAMLLPYGALMSVIKPMPALKASA; encoded by the coding sequence ATGCTGACAAACCGCACGTTCCTGATCTATGTCGCGCTGATGACCGCCGTCGTCGTGGCGTCCAATTTCCTCGTCCAGTATCCCCTGCCCGGCTCGATCGCCGGCATGCAGCTGGGCGATCTCCTGACCTGGGGCGCATTCAGTTATCCGATCGCCTTTCTGGTCACCGACCTCACCAACCGCCAGTTCGGACCGCAGACCGCCCGCAAGGTGGTGATCGCCGGCTTTGCCGTTGCCATCCTCTTATCGGTGCTGATCGCCACGCCGCGCATCGCAATCGCATCCGGCTCGGCCTTCCTGCTCGGCCAGTTCCTGGATATCTCGGTGTTCAACAAGCTTCGGGCGCAGAGCTGGTGGCGCGCGCCGCTGATCGGCTCGCTGTTCGGCTCGTTCCTCGATACGGCGATCTTCTTCTCCTTCGCCTTCGCCTCGTTCTTTGTGGTCTTCGGCCCGAACGACCCGTTCGCCTTGGAAAATGCGCCGATCCTCGGCGTCATGACGGCCGAAGCGCCGCGGTGGATTTCCTGGGCGCTCGGCGATCTCGGCGTCAAGATCATCGTGGGCCTCGCCATGCTTTTGCCCTACGGCGCCCTGATGAGCGTCATCAAGCCGATGCCCGCCTTGAAGGCGAGCGCCTGA
- a CDS encoding esterase-like activity of phytase family protein: MLIRAAVLSLTLAVIPAAAASLPAQESVPVASRQMGNFKIGSDQKLFGKLEFIGGIEMSSSNALLGAISSIRFRPDRKSFLAVMDTGHWVEGEIARDGQGRLAGVSDLTVTSMIDPHGRSEQVKGDMDSEGLALRDGEALVGIEQMNLVEVYPDPGFARSRPVATLPTFIPPKSLRSNRGLETIAVSPKESPLAGGAVVVSELSLDKAAHIYAAVLDGPRKGVFGVVQKKPFAVTDGAFLPNGDLLLLERRFSFAEGIGMQIRRIKGDDIKPGAAVDGEILLQADMGYQIDNMEGLDIVVEPGGDIHVIIVSDDNHSILERNLMLEFRLVQ; this comes from the coding sequence ATACTGATCAGGGCCGCCGTTTTGTCCCTCACTCTCGCCGTGATTCCGGCCGCCGCCGCGTCCCTCCCGGCGCAGGAAAGCGTCCCGGTGGCAAGCCGGCAGATGGGGAATTTCAAGATCGGCTCGGACCAGAAACTGTTCGGAAAGCTGGAATTCATCGGCGGCATCGAGATGTCGTCGAGCAACGCCTTGCTGGGCGCAATCTCCTCGATCCGCTTCCGGCCGGACCGGAAATCCTTCCTCGCCGTCATGGATACCGGCCACTGGGTCGAGGGCGAAATCGCCCGTGACGGGCAAGGCCGGCTGGCAGGAGTGAGCGATCTGACCGTGACATCGATGATCGATCCCCATGGCCGGTCCGAGCAGGTAAAGGGGGACATGGACAGCGAGGGATTGGCGCTGCGCGACGGCGAGGCGCTAGTCGGCATCGAGCAGATGAATCTCGTCGAGGTCTATCCCGACCCTGGATTTGCGCGGTCGCGCCCGGTCGCGACGCTCCCCACGTTCATTCCGCCGAAATCCCTGCGCAGCAATCGAGGGCTTGAAACCATCGCCGTTTCGCCGAAGGAAAGCCCGCTTGCCGGTGGCGCCGTGGTCGTTTCGGAGCTCAGTCTGGACAAGGCTGCGCATATCTATGCAGCCGTTCTCGACGGCCCGCGCAAGGGCGTCTTCGGCGTCGTTCAGAAAAAACCCTTCGCCGTTACCGACGGCGCGTTCCTGCCGAACGGCGATCTTCTGCTCTTGGAGCGCCGCTTCAGTTTCGCCGAAGGCATCGGCATGCAGATACGCCGAATCAAGGGCGATGACATCAAGCCGGGCGCCGCGGTTGACGGCGAGATCCTGTTGCAGGCGGACATGGGCTATCAGATCGACAACATGGAAGGCCTGGATATTGTCGTGGAGCCCGGCGGCGACATCCACGTTATCATCGTTTCCGACGACAATCACTCGATCCTCGAGCGCAACCTGATGCTGGAATTCCGCCTGGTTCAGTGA
- the cobT gene encoding cobaltochelatase subunit CobT: protein MSGRGDNSKARPTGVVDVEPFRRALTGCIRSIAGDAEIEVVFANERPGLAGERVRLPEISKRPTRQELAVTRGLGDSMALRKACHDQRVHATMSPQGADARAIFDAVEQARVEAIGSLRMTGVASNLTSMLEEKYARANFGNIDRQADAPLEEAIALIVREKLTGQKPPASAGKVLDLWRDFIEEKAAADMKNLPAAVNDQQAFARVVRDMLTSMDVAEKYGDDDVEPDDQDTQTDEDQPRSQEQDENSSDEDAGSDAAPADENESADEQMDEGEMDGAEISEDEMSDDGEDDSETPGEVKRPAHPFDDFNEKVDYTVFTEEFDEIISSEELCDEAELDRLRAFLDKQLAHLQGAVGRLANRLQRRLMAQQNRSWEFDLEEGYLDSARLTRMIIDPMQPLSFKREKDTNFRDTVVTLLIDNSGSMRGRPITVAATCADILARTLERCGVKVEILGFTTKAWKGGQSREKWLASGKPQTPGRLNDLRHIVYKSADAPWRRARRNLGLMMREGLLKENIDGEALIWAHNRLLGRSEQRRILMMISDGAPVDDSTLSVNPGNYLERHLRAVIEQIETRSPVELLAIGIGHDVTRYYRKAVTIVDADELAGAMTEQLASLFDDESSRRRGGSMRRAG, encoded by the coding sequence ATGTCGGGCCGCGGCGACAATTCGAAAGCAAGGCCAACGGGCGTCGTCGATGTCGAACCGTTCCGCCGCGCGCTGACCGGCTGCATCCGCTCGATCGCCGGCGACGCCGAAATCGAGGTGGTGTTTGCCAACGAGCGTCCCGGCCTTGCCGGCGAACGTGTGCGGCTGCCGGAAATCTCCAAGCGCCCGACCCGGCAGGAACTTGCGGTAACGCGCGGGCTCGGCGATTCCATGGCGTTGCGCAAGGCCTGCCACGATCAGCGCGTCCATGCGACCATGTCGCCGCAGGGGGCGGATGCGCGGGCAATCTTCGATGCGGTGGAGCAGGCGCGTGTCGAAGCGATTGGTTCGCTGAGGATGACCGGGGTCGCGAGCAACCTCACCTCCATGCTCGAAGAGAAATATGCCAGGGCCAATTTCGGCAATATCGACCGGCAGGCGGATGCACCGCTGGAGGAAGCGATTGCGCTGATCGTGCGCGAGAAGCTGACGGGCCAGAAGCCGCCCGCCTCGGCTGGCAAGGTGCTCGACCTCTGGCGCGATTTCATCGAGGAAAAAGCCGCCGCCGACATGAAGAACCTGCCGGCCGCCGTCAACGACCAGCAGGCCTTTGCCCGCGTCGTGCGCGACATGCTGACCTCCATGGACGTTGCGGAGAAATACGGCGACGATGACGTCGAGCCTGATGATCAGGATACCCAGACCGACGAGGACCAGCCGCGCAGCCAGGAGCAGGATGAAAACAGCTCCGACGAGGATGCCGGCTCCGACGCCGCCCCCGCCGACGAGAACGAATCTGCCGACGAGCAGATGGACGAAGGCGAGATGGACGGCGCCGAGATCTCCGAAGACGAGATGTCGGATGACGGCGAGGATGACAGCGAGACGCCCGGCGAGGTCAAGCGACCGGCCCATCCCTTCGACGATTTCAACGAGAAGGTCGATTACACCGTCTTCACCGAGGAATTCGACGAGATCATCTCGTCCGAGGAACTCTGCGACGAGGCCGAGCTCGACCGTCTGCGCGCCTTCCTCGACAAGCAGCTGGCCCATCTTCAGGGTGCCGTCGGGCGTCTCGCCAACCGGCTGCAGCGCCGCCTGATGGCGCAGCAGAATCGCTCCTGGGAATTCGACCTCGAAGAGGGCTATCTCGATTCGGCGCGCCTGACGCGCATGATCATCGATCCGATGCAGCCGCTCTCCTTCAAGCGCGAGAAGGACACCAATTTCCGCGATACGGTGGTGACGCTCTTGATCGACAATTCCGGCTCGATGCGCGGCCGGCCGATCACGGTTGCCGCCACCTGCGCCGATATCCTTGCCCGCACGCTGGAGCGCTGCGGCGTCAAGGTCGAGATTCTCGGCTTTACCACCAAGGCCTGGAAGGGCGGGCAGTCGCGCGAAAAGTGGCTGGCGAGTGGCAAGCCGCAGACGCCGGGCCGCCTCAACGACCTGCGCCACATCGTCTACAAGTCCGCGGATGCCCCATGGCGCCGCGCCCGCCGCAATCTCGGCCTGATGATGCGCGAAGGGCTGCTGAAAGAAAACATCGACGGCGAGGCGCTGATCTGGGCGCACAACCGGCTGCTCGGCCGCTCCGAGCAGCGCCGTATCCTGATGATGATCTCCGACGGGGCGCCGGTCGATGATTCGACCTTGTCGGTCAATCCGGGCAATTATCTGGAGCGCCACCTGCGCGCCGTCATCGAGCAGATCGAGACACGTTCGCCGGTCGAGCTGCTGGCGATCGGTATCGGTCATGATGTGACGCGTTACTATCGCAAGGCGGTGACGATCGTGGATGCCGACGAACTGGCCGGTGCGATGACGGAGCAGCTCGCCTCGCTGTTTGATGACGAAAGCTCGAGGCGGCGAGGCGGGTCGATGCGGCGCGCTGGCTGA
- the cobS gene encoding cobaltochelatase subunit CobS, with amino-acid sequence MSKVDLDISNLPDTTVSVRDVFGIDTDLRVPAYSKADAYVPDVDPDYLFDRETTLAILAGFAHNRRVMVSGYHGTGKSTHIEQVAARLNWPCVRVNLDSHVSRIDLVGKDAIVVKDGMQVTEFKDGILPWAYQHNVALVFDEYDAGRPDVMFVIQRVLESSGRLTLLDQSRVIRPHPAFRLFATANTVGLGDTTGLYHGTQQINQAQMDRWSIVTTLNYLPHDNEVDIVAAKVKGFTKDKGRETVSKMVRVADLTRAAFINGDLSTVMSPRTVITWAENAYIFGDIAFAFRITFLNKCDELERPLVAEHYQRAFGVELKESAANIVLEATA; translated from the coding sequence ATGAGCAAGGTAGACCTCGATATTTCCAACCTTCCCGATACGACAGTTTCCGTCCGTGACGTTTTCGGTATCGATACCGATCTCAGGGTTCCGGCCTATTCCAAGGCCGATGCCTATGTGCCGGACGTCGATCCGGACTATCTGTTCGATCGCGAAACCACGCTCGCCATTCTCGCAGGCTTTGCCCACAACCGCCGTGTCATGGTGTCCGGTTATCACGGCACGGGGAAGTCGACCCATATCGAGCAGGTCGCAGCGCGTCTCAACTGGCCTTGCGTGCGTGTCAACCTCGACAGCCATGTCAGCCGTATCGATCTCGTCGGCAAGGACGCGATCGTCGTCAAGGACGGCATGCAGGTCACCGAATTCAAGGACGGCATCCTGCCCTGGGCTTACCAGCACAACGTCGCGCTCGTCTTCGACGAATACGACGCCGGCCGCCCGGACGTGATGTTCGTCATCCAGCGCGTGCTCGAATCGTCCGGCCGCCTGACATTGCTCGACCAGAGCCGCGTCATCCGCCCGCATCCGGCCTTCCGGCTGTTCGCAACGGCCAACACCGTTGGCCTCGGCGATACGACCGGCCTCTATCACGGCACACAGCAGATCAACCAGGCGCAGATGGACCGCTGGTCGATCGTCACCACGCTGAACTACCTGCCGCATGACAACGAAGTCGACATCGTCGCCGCCAAGGTCAAGGGCTTCACCAAGGACAAGGGCCGCGAAACGGTTTCGAAGATGGTGCGCGTCGCCGACCTCACCCGCGCCGCCTTCATCAATGGCGACCTGTCGACAGTCATGAGCCCGCGTACGGTCATCACCTGGGCAGAAAACGCGTATATCTTCGGCGATATCGCCTTTGCCTTCCGCATCACGTTCCTCAACAAATGCGACGAGCTCGAGCGGCCTCTGGTCGCCGAACATTATCAGCGCGCCTTCGGTGTCGAGCTGAAGGAAAGCGCTGCCAATATCGTGCTCGAAGCCACGGCCTGA
- a CDS encoding DnaJ domain-containing protein, protein MSAMKLDSKYFDGIRTRRKVNQKPESMAPKCQWDGCEENAVHRAPVGRNAENEYFMFCFEHVKEYNKGYNYFSGLSDNEIARYQKEALTGHRPTWTVGVNKNAKNGPAQSQMRSGSAGAQARMRDPFGFVDQARTRAARQEPRLRKLKTLEAKAFDTLGLHANATAADVKAAYKELVKKHHPDANGGDRGSEERFRAVIQAYQLLKQAGFC, encoded by the coding sequence ATTAGCGCCATGAAACTCGATTCAAAATACTTCGATGGCATCCGGACCCGCCGCAAGGTGAACCAGAAACCGGAATCGATGGCCCCCAAATGCCAGTGGGACGGGTGCGAGGAAAATGCTGTGCATCGCGCGCCTGTGGGGCGCAATGCCGAGAACGAATATTTCATGTTCTGCTTCGAGCACGTCAAGGAATACAACAAGGGCTATAACTACTTTTCCGGCCTTTCCGACAATGAGATCGCGCGCTATCAGAAGGAAGCCCTGACCGGACATCGCCCGACCTGGACGGTTGGCGTCAACAAGAATGCCAAGAACGGTCCGGCGCAGTCGCAGATGCGGTCGGGATCAGCCGGGGCGCAGGCCCGCATGCGCGATCCGTTCGGCTTCGTCGACCAGGCGCGCACCCGCGCCGCCCGGCAGGAACCGCGCCTGCGCAAGCTGAAGACGCTGGAGGCCAAGGCCTTCGATACGCTCGGCCTGCATGCCAATGCCACAGCCGCCGACGTCAAGGCCGCCTACAAAGAGCTTGTAAAAAAGCATCACCCCGATGCAAATGGCGGAGACAGAGGCTCGGAAGAGCGTTTTCGCGCCGTGATCCAGGCATATCAATTGTTAAAACAGGCTGGCTTCTGCTAG
- a CDS encoding BolA family transcriptional regulator, whose protein sequence is MSLQSRIETKLKAAFAPERLIVINESHLHAGHQPDFHGTGETHMRVRIVSSAFIGMSRVARHRAINDLLKPEFDAGLHALAVEPAVPGETTRW, encoded by the coding sequence ATGTCGCTTCAAAGCCGCATCGAAACAAAACTCAAGGCGGCCTTTGCACCCGAACGGCTGATCGTCATCAATGAAAGCCACCTGCACGCGGGCCATCAACCGGATTTCCACGGCACCGGCGAAACCCATATGCGCGTGCGCATCGTCTCGAGCGCCTTTATCGGCATGAGCCGCGTCGCCCGCCACCGGGCCATCAACGATCTCCTGAAACCGGAATTCGACGCCGGGTTGCATGCACTTGCGGTCGAACCCGCTGTTCCCGGGGAAACAACACGCTGGTAA
- a CDS encoding caspase family protein, which produces MDYASASTPPGKRVALVMGNSAYQHAVELPNPKNDAKLMSETLRAAGFTVLDGENLDKAAMTALVDQFTEIAYDAEVAIVYYAGHGLQVDGRNYLVPIDAQLEKAAQLQTRTIPADKVLGALPPDPAVSIIILDACRDNPLARSLAKVLPASRSASMGVGLAPVQANGQSTGSGGLLIAYATDPGAVAYDGKGINSPYTAALARHLTTPGLEIQSALTRVRADVSEATGGAQRPWHNASLSREVFIGGDASAQAAQTPATDVKATANTSASSDKTDVNWTVEQKLWEEASKRNTVAHYELYLQQYPNGNFATLAKLNLDQLKTVTTTDVASVAPAGEASASASQIRTAVAVPDDVKLTVGTPETEAALNLDKGARIDLQLRLGALGHVTGGADGALGARSRGAIGAWQRQNGLVETTYLTQQQHMFLVVQTDPMMPQIRAQYEAQKKAATALRKAQTPARQKVVAQQRVKRQRQQPEDTFEGPVERGRGGMDPAGAAFAGGLLGGALGGIIGNR; this is translated from the coding sequence ATGGATTACGCATCGGCATCGACGCCCCCAGGCAAACGCGTCGCGCTGGTCATGGGCAACAGCGCGTATCAGCACGCGGTTGAGCTGCCCAATCCGAAAAACGACGCCAAGTTGATGTCGGAGACGCTGCGCGCTGCGGGGTTTACCGTACTTGACGGGGAGAATCTCGACAAGGCGGCGATGACGGCGCTGGTCGATCAGTTCACCGAGATCGCCTACGACGCAGAGGTTGCGATCGTCTACTATGCCGGCCACGGGCTGCAGGTGGACGGCCGAAACTATCTCGTCCCGATCGACGCACAGCTGGAAAAGGCGGCGCAGCTTCAGACCCGCACCATTCCGGCCGACAAGGTTCTCGGCGCCCTGCCGCCGGATCCGGCCGTCAGCATCATCATTCTAGACGCCTGCCGCGACAATCCGCTGGCCCGCTCGCTGGCAAAGGTGCTGCCGGCCAGCCGCTCCGCCTCGATGGGCGTCGGCCTGGCGCCGGTGCAGGCCAATGGCCAGAGCACGGGTTCCGGCGGACTGCTGATCGCCTATGCGACCGATCCAGGCGCCGTCGCCTATGACGGCAAGGGCATCAACAGCCCCTACACGGCAGCCCTTGCACGGCACCTGACGACGCCGGGGCTGGAAATCCAGAGCGCCCTGACACGGGTGCGGGCCGACGTATCGGAAGCAACGGGGGGCGCGCAGCGTCCATGGCACAATGCCTCCCTCTCACGCGAAGTCTTCATCGGCGGCGATGCCTCGGCGCAAGCGGCACAGACCCCGGCGACGGACGTCAAAGCCACCGCAAACACCAGCGCCTCGTCCGACAAGACCGACGTCAACTGGACCGTCGAGCAAAAGCTCTGGGAAGAAGCCTCTAAGCGCAACACCGTGGCGCATTACGAACTCTACCTGCAGCAATATCCGAACGGCAATTTCGCCACGCTTGCCAAGCTCAATCTCGACCAGTTGAAGACGGTGACCACAACCGACGTTGCGTCGGTGGCCCCTGCCGGCGAAGCAAGCGCATCGGCATCGCAGATCAGAACTGCCGTTGCCGTTCCGGACGACGTCAAGCTGACTGTCGGTACGCCGGAAACGGAAGCCGCGCTGAACCTCGACAAGGGCGCCCGGATCGACCTGCAACTGCGGCTCGGGGCACTGGGCCATGTCACCGGCGGTGCGGACGGCGCACTCGGTGCCAGGTCACGCGGCGCGATCGGCGCCTGGCAGCGCCAGAACGGGCTTGTCGAAACGACCTACCTGACACAGCAACAGCACATGTTCCTCGTCGTCCAGACCGACCCGATGATGCCGCAGATTCGCGCGCAGTATGAGGCGCAGAAGAAAGCAGCCACAGCGCTTCGCAAGGCGCAGACCCCGGCGCGCCAGAAAGTGGTGGCGCAGCAGCGCGTCAAACGGCAGCGGCAGCAGCCGGAAGACACATTCGAAGGTCCGGTTGAACGCGGCAGAGGTGGAATGGACCCGGCGGGTGCTGCATTCGCCGGCGGACTGCTCGGTGGCGCCCTTGGCGGGATCATCGGCAACCGCTGA
- a CDS encoding HlyC/CorC family transporter encodes MTIEAAVAFLAEYWLIIVSVLGLLVFSAFFAGAETALTAVSRSRMHTLESNGDISAGIVVRLIARRDRMIGTLLIGSNLVNILASSLTTSLFLGLFGDSGVAFATVIMTILLVVFSEVLPKSWAIAAPDRFALAVAPLVRLLVIVVGPLSSLVNGIVRRILGLFGVNLSSEMPMLTAHEELRGAVDFLHREGSVIKADRDRLGGVLDLGELEVSDIMIHRTSMRGINADDAPEVSVRAVLESPYTRMPVWRGSTDNIIGVVHAKDLLRALAEPDVEPENLDIVRIAQKPWFVPDTTNLKDQLNAFLRRKAHLAIVVDEYGEVQGLVTLEDILEEIVGDISDEHDLEIQGVRQEADGSIVVDGSVPIRDLNRALDWNLPDEEATTVAGLVIHESKTIPEERQAFTFYGKRFIVMKRVKNRITRLRIRPADDATMPPPLS; translated from the coding sequence ATGACCATCGAAGCCGCAGTCGCGTTTCTGGCCGAGTACTGGCTGATAATCGTTTCGGTGCTCGGGCTGCTGGTGTTTTCCGCATTTTTCGCTGGTGCAGAAACAGCGTTGACGGCGGTGTCCCGCTCTCGCATGCACACGCTGGAAAGCAACGGCGATATCAGTGCAGGCATTGTGGTTCGGCTGATCGCGCGGCGTGACCGGATGATCGGAACGCTGCTGATCGGCAGCAATCTGGTGAACATCCTCGCGTCGTCGCTGACCACCAGTCTTTTCCTCGGGCTGTTCGGCGATTCCGGCGTGGCGTTTGCCACCGTCATCATGACCATTCTGCTCGTGGTCTTTTCCGAGGTTCTGCCGAAAAGCTGGGCGATCGCCGCGCCCGACCGGTTCGCGCTTGCCGTTGCGCCGCTGGTCCGGTTGTTGGTGATCGTCGTCGGCCCCTTGTCGAGTCTGGTCAATGGCATTGTACGGCGCATCCTTGGCTTGTTCGGCGTTAATCTCTCCTCCGAAATGCCGATGTTGACGGCGCACGAAGAATTGCGCGGAGCGGTCGACTTCCTCCACCGCGAAGGCTCCGTCATCAAGGCGGATCGCGACCGGCTTGGCGGCGTGCTTGATCTCGGCGAACTCGAGGTCTCGGACATCATGATCCACCGCACCTCGATGCGTGGCATCAACGCCGACGATGCGCCGGAGGTTTCGGTTCGCGCGGTTCTGGAAAGCCCCTATACCCGTATGCCGGTCTGGCGCGGCTCGACCGACAATATCATCGGCGTCGTCCACGCCAAAGATCTGCTGCGCGCACTCGCCGAGCCCGATGTCGAACCGGAAAATCTCGATATCGTCCGCATTGCGCAAAAGCCCTGGTTCGTGCCCGACACGACCAATCTCAAGGATCAGCTCAACGCCTTCCTGCGCCGTAAGGCGCATCTCGCCATCGTCGTCGACGAATATGGCGAGGTCCAGGGGCTGGTGACACTGGAGGATATCCTGGAGGAAATCGTCGGCGATATATCCGACGAGCACGATCTGGAAATCCAGGGCGTTCGCCAGGAGGCCGACGGGTCGATCGTCGTCGACGGCAGCGTGCCGATCCGCGATCTCAACCGTGCGCTCGACTGGAATTTGCCGGATGAGGAGGCGACGACGGTCGCCGGCCTGGTCATCCACGAATCGAAGACGATCCCCGAGGAGCGCCAGGCGTTCACTTTCTACGGCAAGCGCTTCATCGTCATGAAGCGGGTGAAGAACCGGATCACCCGGCTGAGGATCAGGCCGGCTGACGACGCGACGATGCCTCCGCCCCTGTCGTAG
- the aroB gene encoding 3-dehydroquinate synthase, producing MTSASPSAAKRTVRVDLGDRSYDILIGPGLIATAAGEIAARLKGRRMAVITDEHVAPLYLEPLMTSLKAKEIEAVSLVLPAGEKTKSFEHLIPVCDAILGARIERNDAVIALGGGVIGDLTGFAAGIARRGSRFIQIPTSLLAQVDSSVGGKTGINSPHGKNLIGVFHQPDLVLADTDVLDTLSPREFRAGYAEVAKYGLIDKPDFFAWLEKNWQAVFAGGDARIEAIAISCQAKADVVAADERENGLRALLNLGHTFGHALEAATQYDGRRLVHGEGVAIGMVLAHQFSARMNLASPDDATRVEAHLKAVGLPTRMNDIPGTLPPAEKLMDAIAQDKKVKGGKLTFILTRGIGQSFVADDVPANEVLRFLEEKHPR from the coding sequence ATGACATCTGCCAGCCCATCCGCCGCCAAGCGCACCGTCCGCGTCGATCTCGGTGACCGCTCCTACGATATCCTCATCGGTCCCGGCCTGATCGCGACCGCAGCCGGCGAAATCGCGGCTCGGCTGAAGGGCCGCAGGATGGCGGTCATCACCGACGAGCATGTTGCGCCGCTCTACCTCGAACCGCTGATGACGAGCCTGAAGGCGAAGGAGATCGAGGCCGTGTCGCTCGTCCTGCCGGCGGGCGAAAAGACCAAGAGCTTCGAACACCTGATCCCCGTCTGCGATGCGATCCTCGGTGCGCGAATCGAGCGCAACGATGCGGTGATCGCGCTTGGCGGTGGCGTCATCGGCGATCTCACCGGCTTTGCCGCGGGTATCGCCCGGCGGGGGTCGCGGTTCATCCAGATCCCGACCTCACTGCTGGCGCAGGTGGATTCCTCCGTCGGCGGCAAGACCGGCATCAATTCGCCGCACGGCAAGAACCTGATCGGGGTCTTCCATCAGCCCGACCTCGTGCTCGCCGATACCGATGTGCTCGATACGCTGAGCCCGCGCGAGTTCCGGGCCGGTTATGCCGAAGTCGCCAAATACGGTCTGATCGACAAGCCGGATTTCTTCGCCTGGCTTGAAAAGAACTGGCAGGCCGTATTTGCCGGCGGCGACGCTCGCATCGAGGCGATCGCCATCAGTTGCCAGGCGAAAGCCGATGTCGTCGCAGCCGACGAGCGCGAAAACGGTCTGCGCGCGCTCCTCAATCTCGGCCACACCTTTGGTCATGCACTCGAAGCAGCCACGCAGTATGATGGCCGCCGGTTGGTGCACGGCGAAGGCGTTGCGATCGGCATGGTGCTGGCGCACCAGTTTTCGGCGCGCATGAACCTCGCAAGCCCGGACGATGCGACCCGCGTCGAGGCGCATCTGAAAGCCGTCGGTCTGCCGACCCGCATGAACGACATTCCCGGCACATTGCCGCCGGCGGAAAAGCTTATGGATGCGATTGCCCAGGACAAGAAGGTGAAGGGCGGCAAACTGACCTTCATCCTGACGCGTGGTATCGGCCAGTCCTTCGTCGCCGACGACGTGCCCGCCAACGAAGTGCTGCGGTTTCTTGAGGAAAAACATCCCAGATGA
- a CDS encoding shikimate kinase, producing MSDVIEPVSEALIERAKAALGRRNLVFVGLMGAGKSAIGRMTATALGIPFIDSDHEIERVSRMTISDLFAAYGEEEFRALETRVIKRLLHTGPRIVSTGGGAYINERTRRHIKKQGLSVWLKADLDTLWERVNKRDSRPLLRTENPKQTLENLMHARYPIYAEADLTVISRDVKKEVMVEEVLTALAAMPKK from the coding sequence ATGAGCGACGTGATCGAACCGGTTTCCGAGGCGCTGATCGAGCGGGCGAAGGCCGCGCTCGGGCGGCGAAACCTCGTCTTCGTCGGTCTGATGGGAGCCGGCAAATCGGCGATCGGCCGGATGACGGCAACGGCGCTCGGCATTCCCTTCATCGATTCCGACCATGAGATCGAGCGCGTTTCGCGCATGACGATCAGCGATCTCTTCGCAGCCTATGGCGAAGAAGAATTCCGTGCGCTCGAAACCCGCGTCATCAAGCGGCTGCTCCATACCGGCCCGCGCATCGTCTCCACAGGCGGCGGTGCCTATATCAACGAGCGCACCCGCCGTCATATCAAGAAACAAGGCCTTTCGGTCTGGCTCAAGGCCGATCTGGATACCCTGTGGGAGCGCGTCAACAAGCGCGATAGCCGCCCGCTTTTAAGAACTGAAAACCCCAAGCAGACGCTCGAAAACCTGATGCATGCCCGCTATCCGATCTATGCCGAGGCGGACCTGACAGTGATCTCCCGCGATGTGAAGAAAGAGGTGATGGTGGAAGAGGTTCTTACTGCTCTCGCCGCCATGCCGAAGAAGTGA